From one Cyanobacterium stanieri PCC 7202 genomic stretch:
- a CDS encoding hypothetical protein (PFAM: OmpA family~KEGG: cyh:Cyan8802_4290 hypothetical protein~SPTR: Putative uncharacterized protein), giving the protein MYRKRRNQDETEDLNITNAFTDLMSNAFMILSFFLILATMQIWQGNKENLELISRTENMSKLLEELNNLREENQQLASLNRELRAQNDNLYNASPIIIDEKSGNFQFPSGSAELTSELRNHITNTVTPQINQIINSQDIDFIQVIGHTDGQVLGNVTGNLDQNLERVAKNQISVTQLTAGSNADLALMRALAVVQELQRQGEFRDIQFRAYSGAQLYLPSGGFAPVNRSQDDTRRRMEIRFIPPGRSN; this is encoded by the coding sequence ATGTATAGAAAAAGAAGAAATCAAGATGAAACAGAGGATTTAAACATCACTAACGCATTTACAGATTTAATGTCTAATGCTTTTATGATCCTTAGTTTTTTCCTCATTCTGGCAACCATGCAAATATGGCAGGGCAATAAAGAAAATTTGGAACTTATTAGCAGAACGGAAAATATGTCAAAATTGCTAGAAGAATTAAATAATCTCAGAGAAGAAAATCAACAGTTAGCAAGTCTAAATCGAGAATTAAGGGCGCAAAACGACAATCTTTATAATGCTTCCCCTATCATTATTGACGAAAAATCGGGTAATTTTCAGTTTCCCTCGGGTAGTGCCGAATTAACCTCAGAATTAAGAAACCATATTACTAATACTGTTACTCCACAAATTAATCAAATTATTAACTCACAGGATATTGATTTTATCCAAGTCATAGGACATACTGATGGACAAGTTTTGGGTAATGTTACAGGTAATTTAGATCAAAATCTTGAACGAGTAGCCAAAAATCAAATCAGTGTTACACAGTTAACCGCTGGTTCCAATGCTGATTTAGCTTTGATGAGGGCGTTAGCTGTAGTGCAAGAGTTACAGCGACAAGGAGAATTTAGAGATATTCAATTTAGGGCATATTCAGGTGCTCAGTTATATTTACCATCGGGGGGTTTCGCACCTGTTAATCGTAGTCAGGATGACACTAGAAGACGGATGGAAATTCGTTTTATTCCTCCAGGCAGAAGTAATTAA
- a CDS encoding hypothetical protein (PFAM: Tubulin/FtsZ family, GTPase domain~InterPro IPR022272~KEGG: ava:Ava_1848 hypothetical protein~SPTR: Putative uncharacterized protein): MPEIQNIKRTICIGLGGTGKEILMQIRRLIVDRHEKLENLPIVTFLHIDTNQYEHTTTGLKSGDSHRGENLLLKPSEVVTATMNKQDINQLSQHLTHNNQESSPYDHIAQWFHPKLLKNLQSIENGAGAVRSIGRLGFFHNHKDIRQSIENADNRTNGHAETLMRKNIAVEQGLNIIVVGSLCGGTGSGTFIDMAYTLRRMYQHQAGTDFIGYFVIAPELYGNNNICQANTYAALKELDYYSSEKNRFKCDYDAQGIFSVNEPRSPFDFCYLMGDRTFNGHKIPNKENLSYLIAHRIFAEFAEENSISNRFKGIRDNNRQAMELCDRHSRPNVQRYITFGLAKIYFPRDLIIANCLNKLRQNVISFWLRGEEKVIYAEDLLKTFLLQWKTRNEQDYQIFSTKLEEISLENNQTFKQKVKRWQNRLMNEVESYRTPEERQQFTSKLWQEVKGEFKDIQTGETEKIRGKWLTIIKENSVGITRQLKSDINSHLEELLDPFNNNFSIENARSWLEAMVTKLNECLRELQEEKQNSQFIITLEIIEKETKSIVEDLQSIETEKMGCLGLGFLSNKAKMEKFKDESRQEILRLYNLIIRNFDLALLDESINIVNHLLRQVQDLRAKINSFYNLLDDLNSFYRRREEQLTQINSQEINGEAIFSIEDNHYYYQFLLPELEKYNLLIETTKSITQKTIISQSISHFFTSERIISKEELNQVITSTVEITFSSKTIDLTKSVVSRFMDKYPFTNAQTRLQQIRQEAEWLLPLNINDPYLVNFPTAPLTQETIAFRQTDEPENQNFKNILLDKIGVSADKLLSIQSKNEIIFLQEIGGFPLRIINGIEDLRKQYEAQKKSFYLHNDYTKNFLDIIPPPEKEMRELQNVFYTCLAFGVITKTVSVPKHNGMFTENQDETAIVIQKYDDIFNHHQDISLSPIWAEALEEIWQKPFLYQSLKQNKEKLIEDISNNPSLWQIYENNFKSFVAKVNQLTDYDDNFNQKDLLMGDNSSPTSDGILAKIYKEFKAFFENINYSSSNITNNDNDEDIIDVETT; the protein is encoded by the coding sequence ATGCCAGAAATTCAAAACATAAAACGTACTATCTGTATCGGTTTGGGTGGTACGGGAAAAGAAATTTTAATGCAAATTAGACGTTTAATCGTTGATCGCCACGAGAAACTAGAAAATTTACCCATTGTTACCTTTCTCCACATTGACACTAATCAATACGAACATACAACCACCGGGTTAAAAAGCGGTGATAGCCATAGGGGAGAAAATCTGTTGTTAAAACCCTCTGAAGTGGTTACGGCGACAATGAATAAGCAGGACATCAACCAATTAAGTCAACATCTGACGCACAACAATCAAGAATCATCCCCTTATGATCATATTGCTCAATGGTTTCACCCGAAACTGTTGAAAAATTTACAATCTATCGAAAATGGAGCTGGTGCAGTTCGTTCTATTGGGCGATTAGGATTTTTTCATAATCATAAAGACATTCGACAAAGCATTGAAAACGCTGACAACCGCACCAACGGACATGCAGAAACTTTGATGAGAAAAAATATTGCCGTAGAGCAAGGGTTAAATATCATTGTAGTCGGTTCTCTTTGCGGTGGAACGGGAAGCGGTACGTTTATTGATATGGCTTATACCCTAAGAAGAATGTATCAGCATCAAGCAGGAACAGATTTCATTGGTTATTTTGTCATCGCCCCTGAATTATATGGTAATAATAATATCTGTCAAGCCAATACCTATGCGGCGCTCAAGGAATTAGATTATTATAGTTCTGAAAAAAATAGATTTAAGTGTGATTATGACGCTCAAGGGATTTTTTCCGTCAATGAACCTCGTTCCCCTTTTGATTTTTGTTATCTTATGGGCGATCGCACTTTTAACGGTCACAAAATACCCAACAAAGAAAATTTATCCTATCTCATTGCCCATCGTATCTTTGCTGAATTTGCCGAAGAAAACTCCATCAGTAACAGATTTAAAGGCATCAGAGACAATAATCGTCAAGCAATGGAACTGTGCGATCGCCACTCTCGCCCCAACGTTCAAAGATATATTACCTTTGGTTTAGCCAAAATATATTTTCCCCGAGACTTAATTATTGCTAACTGCCTCAATAAATTAAGACAAAACGTAATTTCCTTTTGGTTAAGAGGCGAAGAAAAAGTAATTTACGCCGAAGACTTACTTAAAACATTTTTACTCCAATGGAAAACCAGAAACGAACAAGACTATCAAATTTTCTCCACCAAACTAGAAGAAATTAGCCTCGAAAATAACCAAACCTTCAAGCAAAAAGTTAAAAGATGGCAAAATCGACTGATGAATGAAGTCGAATCATATCGCACCCCAGAGGAAAGACAACAATTTACCAGTAAACTATGGCAAGAAGTCAAAGGAGAATTTAAAGACATTCAAACAGGAGAAACCGAAAAGATTAGAGGAAAATGGTTAACCATCATCAAAGAAAATAGTGTAGGTATCACAAGACAACTTAAATCAGATATTAATTCTCACCTAGAAGAATTATTGGATCCATTTAATAACAACTTTTCCATCGAAAATGCTCGTTCATGGTTAGAAGCCATGGTAACAAAATTAAACGAGTGTCTCAGAGAATTACAAGAAGAAAAACAAAACTCTCAATTCATAATTACCTTAGAAATAATAGAAAAAGAAACCAAAAGTATCGTCGAAGATTTACAATCCATCGAAACAGAAAAAATGGGCTGTTTAGGATTAGGATTTCTTTCTAACAAAGCGAAAATGGAGAAATTTAAAGATGAATCTCGTCAGGAAATTCTCCGTCTTTATAATCTAATTATTCGTAACTTTGACCTCGCATTACTAGACGAAAGTATTAACATTGTTAACCATCTTCTGCGACAAGTACAAGATTTAAGAGCCAAAATCAATAGCTTTTACAACCTCCTAGATGACTTAAATAGTTTCTATCGAAGAAGAGAAGAACAACTAACCCAAATTAACTCCCAAGAAATTAACGGAGAAGCCATTTTCAGTATTGAAGATAACCATTACTATTATCAGTTTTTATTACCCGAACTAGAAAAATATAACCTACTCATAGAAACCACCAAATCCATAACCCAAAAAACCATTATTTCTCAATCCATATCGCACTTTTTCACCAGCGAAAGAATTATCAGTAAAGAAGAATTAAATCAAGTTATTACCTCCACCGTAGAAATTACATTTAGCTCAAAAACCATTGACTTAACAAAATCTGTTGTCAGTCGATTTATGGATAAATATCCTTTCACGAACGCACAAACAAGATTACAACAAATACGCCAAGAAGCAGAATGGTTATTACCTCTCAATATAAATGATCCTTATCTCGTTAATTTTCCCACAGCACCCCTAACCCAAGAAACCATAGCTTTTAGACAAACAGACGAACCAGAAAATCAAAATTTCAAAAATATATTACTAGATAAAATAGGTGTCAGTGCAGATAAACTATTATCAATTCAGTCCAAAAATGAAATTATTTTCCTCCAAGAAATAGGTGGTTTTCCCCTCAGAATTATTAACGGTATCGAAGATTTACGAAAACAATACGAAGCCCAAAAAAAATCCTTTTATTTACATAATGATTACACCAAAAACTTTTTAGATATAATTCCGCCCCCAGAAAAAGAAATGAGGGAGTTACAAAATGTTTTCTATACTTGCTTAGCCTTCGGAGTCATTACCAAAACCGTTTCAGTTCCAAAACATAACGGTATGTTTACAGAAAATCAAGATGAAACAGCCATTGTCATCCAAAAATATGATGATATTTTTAACCATCATCAGGATATATCATTAAGCCCTATTTGGGCAGAAGCCTTGGAAGAAATTTGGCAAAAGCCCTTCCTATATCAAAGTTTAAAACAGAACAAAGAAAAATTAATAGAAGACATCAGCAATAATCCATCTCTCTGGCAAATTTACGAAAATAATTTTAAATCTTTTGTGGCAAAAGTCAATCAATTAACCGATTATGATGATAATTTCAATCAAAAAGACTTATTAATGGGAGATAATTCTTCCCCTACATCTGATGGAATTTTAGCTAAAATTTATAAAGAATTTAAAGCATTCTTTGAAAATATAAATTATTCATCAAGTAACATTACAAATAATGATAATGATGAGGATATTATTGATGTAGAAACAACCTAA
- a CDS encoding hypothetical protein (KEGG: mar:MAE_58760 hypothetical protein~SPTR: Putative uncharacterized protein), translated as MSVIDNCSQITVGETLTPWQIRGLEIVSWFRGRDVVFAIDLTESVSLDDEGRLRLRQIVDDSLQSGDTVYIVPFSSEVNPGNDNNPLTVSEAIKVRNRQESIEAILNRIPLQADLNESNTDIQKAEHFIYQNLAQVNQNRLCEREAIKHQSVVWLTDAPLKTEPGITSDVWIETPAHSPYRDATTTVSIDRQNWLDNLPLTTNSRTIGNYQLTVVDIAPTVQEFCTPAPGGRQTCLVNPYLFNQLWLPFSIILLGLCGVIGTTTYGAKYYLAVKNIWKLEITLDNDEYNSQIIYLKNNQTLSIGEDIQCAGGEIRGYLKRKGTQLIIQPQAHSLPLEYRHRQITEKIVLPMKRNQSIFLNLPDEKQDLSINIKISN; from the coding sequence ATGTCAGTAATAGATAATTGCTCCCAAATTACCGTCGGTGAAACCCTCACACCATGGCAAATAAGAGGCTTAGAAATCGTTTCATGGTTTCGAGGCAGAGATGTAGTTTTTGCCATCGACTTAACCGAAAGCGTCAGTTTAGACGACGAAGGGAGATTACGTCTTAGGCAAATTGTTGACGATAGCCTTCAATCAGGTGACACCGTTTATATAGTACCTTTTTCCTCTGAAGTAAACCCTGGAAACGATAACAACCCCTTAACTGTTTCCGAAGCCATCAAAGTTCGTAATCGTCAAGAAAGCATCGAAGCCATCTTAAACAGAATACCCCTTCAAGCTGACTTAAACGAAAGCAATACCGACATACAAAAAGCAGAACATTTCATCTATCAAAATCTGGCTCAAGTTAACCAAAATCGACTTTGTGAAAGAGAAGCCATCAAGCATCAATCAGTGGTGTGGCTAACTGATGCCCCATTAAAAACTGAGCCAGGTATAACCTCCGATGTGTGGATAGAAACCCCCGCCCATAGTCCTTATCGTGATGCTACCACCACCGTAAGTATTGATCGTCAAAACTGGTTAGACAATCTTCCCCTCACCACTAACAGTCGCACCATCGGCAACTATCAGTTAACTGTGGTGGATATTGCCCCCACAGTCCAAGAATTTTGTACCCCAGCACCGGGTGGTAGGCAAACCTGTTTAGTTAATCCTTATCTTTTTAATCAGCTATGGCTACCTTTTAGCATTATTTTGTTAGGTTTATGTGGGGTTATAGGTACCACTACCTACGGTGCCAAATATTATCTGGCGGTAAAAAATATCTGGAAATTAGAAATTACATTAGATAATGATGAATATAATAGCCAGATTATTTACCTCAAAAATAATCAAACCCTATCCATTGGAGAAGATATACAATGTGCAGGGGGAGAAATTAGGGGATATTTGAAAAGAAAAGGCACACAATTAATCATCCAACCTCAAGCCCATAGCTTACCCCTCGAATATCGCCATCGACAAATAACTGAAAAAATAGTTTTGCCCATGAAACGAAATCAGTCAATATTTTTAAATCTTCCTGATGAAAAACAAGATTTAAGTATTAATATCAAAATAAGTAATTAG
- a CDS encoding hypothetical protein (KEGG: ter:Tery_1706 hypothetical protein~SPTR: Putative uncharacterized protein), whose product MLQTLPLYLWVSIVIFIIIPAILTLGLRIKLHNHLVNLKKNTNDLYATIRMEKETPFNKHLREKFERLNNKLENVNTIALIDGLFYEQTFIFLGKKVRCDQAEYITKVLPNLLLGFGLLGTFIGITLNLGSIYDVIGGNSGQDINNLLDQLQIPLESMSIAFVSSLSALFFSSLLIVVNIFWNVSLEKRALINNLENYFDNHHQLSQQGETRLDKAVNRMVKQQEDFLLRFHENVGQVLERTFKQATDQLIEQNKRSHELSVDVYQNLLGSSSTLNNGANIFKESTDKMDTLLQKFTDSINALELSATKIQDSAIKIENSKFADNLGDLTHSLLNVQEKFNQSTINIADNVQEFVFQNKLTQNLNENIYLELGILVEQLGKTLTGFTNLTDGIKDENLSIILREITDTLVSSKEQFIELNQLLETKINLIDNTINKLPESLSDISSLNDNLAQFLQLDQKITQEIRKLESYLDSWQVKNKEILNHYPSSSNNEISSSNLENIQEINYKLALFTEILRDIREELKTFNTLEEKSISFRLLAPKVKFRS is encoded by the coding sequence ATGTTACAAACATTACCACTATATTTATGGGTAAGTATAGTTATTTTCATTATTATTCCAGCCATACTAACCCTTGGTTTACGCATTAAACTACACAATCATTTAGTTAATCTCAAAAAAAATACTAATGATTTATATGCAACCATCAGAATGGAAAAAGAAACTCCCTTTAATAAACACTTAAGAGAAAAGTTTGAACGACTCAATAACAAATTAGAAAATGTTAATACCATTGCTTTAATTGATGGTTTATTTTATGAGCAAACCTTTATCTTTTTAGGCAAAAAAGTACGTTGTGATCAAGCAGAATACATAACAAAAGTTTTACCCAATTTACTGCTAGGTTTTGGTTTATTGGGTACTTTTATTGGCATTACCCTTAATTTAGGTAGCATTTACGATGTTATTGGTGGTAATTCTGGTCAAGATATAAATAATCTTCTTGATCAACTACAGATACCCTTAGAAAGCATGAGTATTGCTTTTGTTAGTAGTTTATCTGCTTTATTTTTTAGTTCATTATTGATAGTAGTTAATATTTTTTGGAATGTAAGTCTCGAAAAAAGAGCTTTGATAAATAACTTAGAAAATTATTTTGATAATCACCATCAACTAAGTCAACAAGGAGAAACTAGACTTGATAAAGCCGTGAATAGAATGGTTAAACAGCAGGAAGATTTTTTACTTCGATTTCATGAAAATGTGGGACAAGTTTTAGAAAGAACATTTAAACAAGCAACAGATCAACTAATAGAACAAAATAAAAGAAGTCATGAATTAAGTGTAGATGTTTATCAAAACTTATTAGGTTCATCTAGTACCCTTAATAACGGAGCAAATATTTTTAAAGAATCCACAGATAAAATGGATACTTTATTACAAAAATTTACGGATAGTATTAACGCATTAGAATTGAGTGCGACAAAAATTCAAGATAGTGCCATAAAAATTGAAAACAGTAAATTTGCTGATAATTTAGGAGATTTAACCCATAGTTTGCTCAATGTACAAGAGAAGTTTAATCAATCCACGATAAATATTGCTGATAATGTTCAAGAATTTGTATTCCAAAATAAATTAACACAAAACCTGAATGAAAATATTTATTTAGAATTAGGAATATTGGTTGAGCAACTGGGTAAAACTTTGACAGGATTTACTAACTTAACTGATGGTATAAAAGATGAAAATTTAAGCATCATATTAAGGGAAATAACTGATACTTTAGTAAGTAGTAAAGAACAATTTATAGAATTAAACCAATTGTTAGAAACTAAAATAAATTTGATAGATAATACTATTAATAAATTACCTGAATCCTTATCAGATATTAGTAGTTTAAATGATAATTTAGCTCAGTTTTTACAACTAGATCAAAAAATTACTCAAGAAATTAGAAAACTAGAATCTTATCTTGACTCTTGGCAAGTCAAAAACAAAGAAATTTTAAATCATTATCCATCTAGTAGTAATAATGAAATATCAAGCAGTAACTTAGAAAATATCCAAGAAATTAACTATAAGTTAGCCCTATTTACCGAAATTTTAAGGGATATAAGAGAAGAGCTAAAAACTTTTAATACCTTAGAAGAAAAAAGCATTTCTTTTCGTTTATTAGCCCCAAAAGTTAAATTTAGATCTTAA
- a CDS encoding UDP-sulfoquinovose synthase (PFAM: NAD dependent epimerase/dehydratase family~COGs: COG0451 Nucleoside-diphosphate-sugar epimerase~InterPro IPR001509~KEGG: cyt:cce_4571 sulfolipid biosynthesis protein~PFAM: NAD-dependent epimerase/dehydratase~SPTR: Sulfolipid biosynthesis protein) has product MKALVIGGDGYCGWATALHLSNKGYEVAILDSLARRHWDDKLGSQTLTPIAPIQQRIQRWYELTGKKIELFIGDITNYDFLIKAFRKFEPESVVHFGEQRSAPYSMIDREHAVFTQVNNVVGTLNILYAIKEEFPDTHLVKLGTMGEYGTPNIDIEEGYIEIEHNGRKDVLPYPKQPGSFYHLSKVHDSHNIHFACKVWGIRATDLNQGIVYGVLTEETGMDEMLVNRLDYDGVFGTALNRFCIQAALGHPLTVYGTGGQTRALLDIRDTVRCMELAIANPADAGKFRVFNQFTEQFSINDLASMVQKAGQTLGLKVEVNNIENPRVEIEEHYFNAKNTKLLDLGLQPHYLSDSLLDSLLNFATKYKDRANLEQILPKVSWRR; this is encoded by the coding sequence ATGAAAGCATTAGTAATAGGTGGAGATGGTTATTGTGGATGGGCAACAGCCCTACACCTCTCCAATAAAGGATATGAAGTCGCAATTCTCGATAGTTTAGCCCGTCGTCACTGGGATGACAAATTAGGTTCACAAACTTTAACTCCTATTGCCCCTATTCAGCAACGTATTCAACGCTGGTATGAGTTAACGGGTAAAAAAATTGAATTATTTATCGGTGATATTACTAATTATGATTTCTTGATTAAGGCTTTTCGTAAATTTGAGCCTGAGTCAGTGGTGCATTTTGGGGAACAGCGCAGCGCCCCCTATTCTATGATTGATAGAGAACATGCTGTATTTACCCAAGTTAATAACGTGGTGGGTACTCTCAATATTCTCTATGCCATTAAAGAGGAGTTTCCAGATACTCATTTGGTGAAATTAGGTACCATGGGCGAATATGGTACTCCTAATATTGATATTGAAGAAGGTTATATCGAAATTGAACATAATGGTCGTAAGGATGTATTACCCTATCCTAAGCAACCCGGTAGTTTCTACCATTTAAGTAAGGTACATGATAGCCACAATATCCACTTTGCTTGTAAAGTATGGGGTATTCGTGCCACTGATTTAAACCAAGGTATTGTTTACGGTGTCTTGACAGAAGAAACTGGCATGGATGAAATGTTGGTTAACCGTCTTGATTATGATGGTGTATTTGGTACTGCTTTAAACCGTTTTTGTATTCAAGCCGCATTAGGACATCCTTTAACTGTATATGGTACTGGTGGACAAACCCGCGCTTTATTGGATATTCGGGACACTGTACGATGTATGGAATTGGCGATCGCCAATCCTGCGGATGCCGGAAAATTTAGAGTATTTAACCAATTTACTGAACAATTCAGTATCAATGATTTAGCTTCCATGGTACAAAAAGCAGGACAAACCCTCGGCTTAAAAGTGGAAGTGAATAACATTGAAAACCCCCGCGTAGAAATTGAAGAACATTACTTCAACGCTAAAAACACCAAATTATTAGATCTTGGTTTACAACCTCACTATCTCTCTGATTCTCTTCTCGATTCTTTACTTAACTTTGCGACTAAGTATAAAGATAGAGCTAATTTAGAGCAAATCTTACCCAAGGTATCTTGGCGCAGATAA
- a CDS encoding ATP-binding region ATPase domain protein (PFAM: Histidine kinase-, DNA gyrase B-, and HSP90-like ATPase; Hsp90 protein~COGs: COG0326 Molecular chaperone HSP90 family~InterProIPR003594:IPR020575:IPR001404:IPR020576:IPR 019805~KEGG: syp:SYNPCC7002_A1902 heat shock protein 90~PFAM: ATP-binding region ATPase domain protein; Heat shock protein Hsp90-like~SMART: ATP-binding region ATPase domain protein~SPTR: Heat shock protein) translates to MSNVVEKGNISIHTENIFPIIKKSLYTDHEIFLRELISNSVDAISKAKMASLAGEFSTSLPEPEITLAINKEKKTLSISDNGIGMTVEEVKKYINQVAFSSAEDFITKYGKTANDLIGHFGLGFYSAFMVAKQVEIDTLSYRDGATPVHWSCDGSPEFELSESSRTTPGTTITLTVLDEETEYLEEARVKNLVKKYSDFVPVAIKMNGETVNRQKALWKESPQNLTDEDYLEFYRYLYPFQEDPLLWVHLNTDYPFLLNGILYFPKLRPDVDVTKGQIKLFCNQVFVSDHCEEVIPEFLMPLRGVIDSPDIPLNVSRSALTNHRTVRRIADFITKKVGDRLKSLYNDNKSEYIRSWEDVGTFVKYGALRDEKFKKQVEDLIIYRTTYQADKNAEKPKVEVDSGDDAWAEVKEDDNQPFTTLKEYLERNKTKHENNVFYCTNPQTQSTYVDLYKNQGIEVLFMDSFIDTNYFIPFLEREYNEVKFSRVDSELDSNLVEEDKASDIVNPSTNKTRSEEIKEMFETAINKPKVNIKTQSLKAESQEETPPAMVLLPEAMRRLQEMTAMMQQREMKFPDEHMLVINTSHPLIENIYQLNKGTIIQGSGESTTKEMVNMMCQHVYDLALMAQRAFDAEGMTAFVERSNNVLTKLTKR, encoded by the coding sequence ATGAGTAACGTAGTAGAAAAAGGTAATATTTCCATCCATACCGAGAATATATTTCCTATTATCAAAAAATCCCTCTACACTGACCATGAAATTTTCTTAAGGGAATTAATCTCTAACTCCGTGGATGCTATTTCTAAGGCAAAAATGGCATCTCTGGCGGGGGAATTTAGTACAAGTTTACCAGAGCCTGAAATTACCCTCGCTATCAATAAGGAGAAAAAAACCCTCTCCATTAGCGATAATGGTATTGGGATGACGGTGGAGGAAGTGAAAAAATACATTAACCAAGTAGCTTTTTCCAGCGCTGAGGATTTTATTACTAAATATGGAAAAACTGCTAATGATTTAATCGGGCATTTTGGTTTGGGTTTTTATTCTGCTTTTATGGTAGCCAAGCAGGTGGAAATCGATACCTTATCATACCGTGATGGTGCAACCCCTGTCCATTGGAGTTGTGATGGTTCACCTGAGTTTGAATTGAGCGAATCTTCTCGCACTACCCCCGGCACTACCATTACTTTGACGGTGTTGGATGAGGAGACAGAATATTTAGAGGAAGCAAGAGTAAAAAATCTGGTTAAAAAGTATTCTGATTTTGTCCCCGTGGCGATTAAGATGAATGGGGAAACTGTTAACCGTCAAAAAGCCCTTTGGAAGGAGTCTCCCCAAAATCTGACGGATGAGGATTATTTAGAATTTTATCGTTATCTTTATCCTTTTCAAGAAGATCCTTTATTATGGGTACATCTAAATACTGATTATCCTTTTTTGCTCAATGGTATTCTATATTTCCCTAAATTACGACCTGATGTGGATGTGACTAAGGGGCAAATTAAGTTATTTTGTAATCAGGTATTTGTTAGTGATCATTGCGAAGAAGTTATCCCTGAGTTTTTGATGCCTTTACGGGGGGTGATTGATAGCCCTGATATTCCCCTTAATGTGTCTCGTAGTGCTTTGACTAACCATCGCACCGTGAGAAGAATTGCTGATTTTATTACCAAGAAGGTGGGCGATCGCCTCAAGTCGTTATACAATGATAATAAATCAGAATATATCCGCTCTTGGGAAGATGTTGGCACATTCGTTAAATATGGTGCCTTGAGAGACGAGAAATTCAAAAAACAAGTAGAAGACTTAATCATCTATCGCACCACCTACCAAGCCGATAAAAACGCCGAAAAACCCAAAGTAGAAGTCGACTCAGGGGATGACGCATGGGCAGAAGTTAAGGAAGATGACAATCAACCCTTTACCACCCTCAAGGAATACCTCGAAAGAAATAAAACCAAGCACGAAAACAACGTCTTTTATTGCACCAATCCCCAAACCCAAAGCACCTACGTTGACTTGTACAAAAACCAAGGCATCGAAGTGTTATTCATGGATTCCTTTATCGATACCAACTACTTTATCCCCTTCCTCGAAAGAGAATACAACGAAGTGAAATTCTCTCGGGTTGACTCCGAATTAGACTCTAACCTCGTCGAAGAAGATAAAGCCAGTGATATTGTCAACCCCAGCACCAATAAAACTCGCTCAGAAGAAATCAAAGAAATGTTTGAAACGGCTATCAATAAGCCCAAAGTAAACATCAAAACTCAATCCCTGAAAGCTGAATCCCAAGAAGAAACGCCCCCCGCCATGGTATTATTACCCGAAGCCATGCGCCGTCTCCAAGAGATGACAGCTATGATGCAACAAAGGGAAATGAAATTCCCTGATGAGCATATGTTGGTGATTAATACCTCCCATCCCCTCATCGAAAATATCTATCAACTCAATAAAGGCACTATTATCCAAGGTAGCGGAGAATCCACCACCAAAGAGATGGTTAATATGATGTGTCAACACGTCTATGATTTAGCTTTGATGGCACAAAGGGCTTTTGATGCTGAAGGGATGACTGCTTTTGTAGAACGTTCCAACAATGTTTTAACTAAGTTAACTAAGCGTTAA